The proteins below come from a single Cervus canadensis isolate Bull #8, Minnesota chromosome 2, ASM1932006v1, whole genome shotgun sequence genomic window:
- the SERBP1 gene encoding plasminogen activator inhibitor 1 RNA-binding protein isoform X2, protein MPGHLQEGFGCVVTNRFDQLFDDESDPFEVLKAAENKKKEAGGGGVGGPGAKSAAQAAAQTNSNAAGKQLRKESQKDRKNPLPPSVGVVDKKEETQPPVALKKEGIRRVGRRPDQQLQGEGKIIDRRPERRPPRERRFEKPLEEKGEGGEFSVDRPIIDRPIRGRGGLGRGRGGRGRGMGRGDGFDSRGKREFDRHSGSDRSGLKHEDKRGGSGSHNWGTVKDELTESPKYIQKQISYNCSDLEQSNVTEETPEGEEHPVADTENKENEVEEVKEEGPKEMTLDEWKAIQNKDRAKVEFNIRKPNEGADGQWKKGFVLHKSKSEEAHAEDSVMDHHFRKPANDITSQLEINFGDLGRPGRGGRGGRGGRGRGGRPNRGIRTDKSSASAPDVDDPEAFPALA, encoded by the exons ATGCCTGGGCACTTACAGGAAGGCTTCGGCTGCGTGGTCACCAACCGATTTGACCAGTTATTTGACGACGAATCGGACCCCTTCGAGGTGTTGAAGGCAGCagagaacaagaaaaaagaagccGGCGGGGGCGGCGTTGGGGGCCCTGGGGCCAAGAGCGCAGCTCAGGCCGCAGCTCAGACCAACTCTAATGCGGCGGGCAAACAGCTGCGTAAAGAGTCCCAGAAAGACCGCAAGAATCCGTTGCCCCCCAGCGTCGGCGTGGTTGACAAGAAGGAGGAGACGCAGCCGCCTGTGGCGCTTAAGAAAGAAG GAATAAGACGTGTTGGAAGAAGACCTGATCAGCAACTTCAGGGTGAAGGGAAGATAATTGATAGGAGACCAGAAAGGCGACCACCTCGTGAAAGAAGATTTGAAAAGCCACTTGAAGaaaagggtgaaggaggagaatttTCCGTCGATAG ACCGATTATTGACCGGCCTATCCGAGGCCGTGGTGGTCTTGGAAGAGGTCGAGGAGGTCGTGGACGAGGAATGGGCCGGGGAGATGGCTTTGATTCTCGTGGCAAACGTGAATTTGATAGGCATAGTGGAAGTGATAGATC TGGCCTGAAGCATGAGGACAAACGTGGAGGGAGCGGATCTCACAACTGGGGAACTGTCAAAGATGAATTAAC agAGTCCCCCAAATACATTCAGAAACAAATATCTTATAATTGCAGTGACTTGGAACAatcaaatgtgactgaggaaacaCCTGAAGGTGAAGAACATCCAGTTGCGGACACTGAAAATAA GGAGAATGAAGTTGAAGAAGTAAAGGAAGAGGGTCCAAAAGAAATGACTTTGGATGAGTGGAAGGCTATTCAAAATAAGGACCGGGCAAAAGTAGAATTTAATATCCGAAAACCAAATGAAGGTGCTGATGGGCAGTGGAAGAAGGGATTTGTTCTTCATAAGTCAAAAAGTGAAGAG GCTCATGCTGAAGACTCAGTTATGGATCACCATTTCCGGAAGCCAGCAAATGATATTACATCTCAGCTGGAGATCAATTTTGGAGACCTTGGCCGCCCAGGACGTGGTGGCAGGGGAGGACGAGGTGGCCGTGGGCGTGGTGGACGTCCAAACCGTGGCATCAGGACTGACAAG tcaaGTGCTTCTGCTCCTGATGTGGATGACCCAGAGGCATTCCCAGCTCTGGCTTAA
- the SERBP1 gene encoding plasminogen activator inhibitor 1 RNA-binding protein isoform X1, translating into MPGHLQEGFGCVVTNRFDQLFDDESDPFEVLKAAENKKKEAGGGGVGGPGAKSAAQAAAQTNSNAAGKQLRKESQKDRKNPLPPSVGVVDKKEETQPPVALKKEGIRRVGRRPDQQLQGEGKIIDRRPERRPPRERRFEKPLEEKGEGGEFSVDRPIIDRPIRGRGGLGRGRGGRGRGMGRGDGFDSRGKREFDRHSGSDRSSFSHYSGLKHEDKRGGSGSHNWGTVKDELTESPKYIQKQISYNCSDLEQSNVTEETPEGEEHPVADTENKENEVEEVKEEGPKEMTLDEWKAIQNKDRAKVEFNIRKPNEGADGQWKKGFVLHKSKSEEAHAEDSVMDHHFRKPANDITSQLEINFGDLGRPGRGGRGGRGGRGRGGRPNRGIRTDKSSASAPDVDDPEAFPALA; encoded by the exons ATGCCTGGGCACTTACAGGAAGGCTTCGGCTGCGTGGTCACCAACCGATTTGACCAGTTATTTGACGACGAATCGGACCCCTTCGAGGTGTTGAAGGCAGCagagaacaagaaaaaagaagccGGCGGGGGCGGCGTTGGGGGCCCTGGGGCCAAGAGCGCAGCTCAGGCCGCAGCTCAGACCAACTCTAATGCGGCGGGCAAACAGCTGCGTAAAGAGTCCCAGAAAGACCGCAAGAATCCGTTGCCCCCCAGCGTCGGCGTGGTTGACAAGAAGGAGGAGACGCAGCCGCCTGTGGCGCTTAAGAAAGAAG GAATAAGACGTGTTGGAAGAAGACCTGATCAGCAACTTCAGGGTGAAGGGAAGATAATTGATAGGAGACCAGAAAGGCGACCACCTCGTGAAAGAAGATTTGAAAAGCCACTTGAAGaaaagggtgaaggaggagaatttTCCGTCGATAG ACCGATTATTGACCGGCCTATCCGAGGCCGTGGTGGTCTTGGAAGAGGTCGAGGAGGTCGTGGACGAGGAATGGGCCGGGGAGATGGCTTTGATTCTCGTGGCAAACGTGAATTTGATAGGCATAGTGGAAGTGATAGATC TTCTTTTTCACATTACAGTGGCCTGAAGCATGAGGACAAACGTGGAGGGAGCGGATCTCACAACTGGGGAACTGTCAAAGATGAATTAAC agAGTCCCCCAAATACATTCAGAAACAAATATCTTATAATTGCAGTGACTTGGAACAatcaaatgtgactgaggaaacaCCTGAAGGTGAAGAACATCCAGTTGCGGACACTGAAAATAA GGAGAATGAAGTTGAAGAAGTAAAGGAAGAGGGTCCAAAAGAAATGACTTTGGATGAGTGGAAGGCTATTCAAAATAAGGACCGGGCAAAAGTAGAATTTAATATCCGAAAACCAAATGAAGGTGCTGATGGGCAGTGGAAGAAGGGATTTGTTCTTCATAAGTCAAAAAGTGAAGAG GCTCATGCTGAAGACTCAGTTATGGATCACCATTTCCGGAAGCCAGCAAATGATATTACATCTCAGCTGGAGATCAATTTTGGAGACCTTGGCCGCCCAGGACGTGGTGGCAGGGGAGGACGAGGTGGCCGTGGGCGTGGTGGACGTCCAAACCGTGGCATCAGGACTGACAAG tcaaGTGCTTCTGCTCCTGATGTGGATGACCCAGAGGCATTCCCAGCTCTGGCTTAA
- the SERBP1 gene encoding plasminogen activator inhibitor 1 RNA-binding protein isoform X3 codes for MPGHLQEGFGCVVTNRFDQLFDDESDPFEVLKAAENKKKEAGGGGVGGPGAKSAAQAAAQTNSNAAGKQLRKESQKDRKNPLPPSVGVVDKKEETQPPVALKKEGIRRVGRRPDQQLQGEGKIIDRRPERRPPRERRFEKPLEEKGEGGEFSVDRPIIDRPIRGRGGLGRGRGGRGRGMGRGDGFDSRGKREFDRHSGSDRSSFSHYSGLKHEDKRGGSGSHNWGTVKDELTDLEQSNVTEETPEGEEHPVADTENKENEVEEVKEEGPKEMTLDEWKAIQNKDRAKVEFNIRKPNEGADGQWKKGFVLHKSKSEEAHAEDSVMDHHFRKPANDITSQLEINFGDLGRPGRGGRGGRGGRGRGGRPNRGIRTDKSSASAPDVDDPEAFPALA; via the exons ATGCCTGGGCACTTACAGGAAGGCTTCGGCTGCGTGGTCACCAACCGATTTGACCAGTTATTTGACGACGAATCGGACCCCTTCGAGGTGTTGAAGGCAGCagagaacaagaaaaaagaagccGGCGGGGGCGGCGTTGGGGGCCCTGGGGCCAAGAGCGCAGCTCAGGCCGCAGCTCAGACCAACTCTAATGCGGCGGGCAAACAGCTGCGTAAAGAGTCCCAGAAAGACCGCAAGAATCCGTTGCCCCCCAGCGTCGGCGTGGTTGACAAGAAGGAGGAGACGCAGCCGCCTGTGGCGCTTAAGAAAGAAG GAATAAGACGTGTTGGAAGAAGACCTGATCAGCAACTTCAGGGTGAAGGGAAGATAATTGATAGGAGACCAGAAAGGCGACCACCTCGTGAAAGAAGATTTGAAAAGCCACTTGAAGaaaagggtgaaggaggagaatttTCCGTCGATAG ACCGATTATTGACCGGCCTATCCGAGGCCGTGGTGGTCTTGGAAGAGGTCGAGGAGGTCGTGGACGAGGAATGGGCCGGGGAGATGGCTTTGATTCTCGTGGCAAACGTGAATTTGATAGGCATAGTGGAAGTGATAGATC TTCTTTTTCACATTACAGTGGCCTGAAGCATGAGGACAAACGTGGAGGGAGCGGATCTCACAACTGGGGAACTGTCAAAGATGAATTAAC TGACTTGGAACAatcaaatgtgactgaggaaacaCCTGAAGGTGAAGAACATCCAGTTGCGGACACTGAAAATAA GGAGAATGAAGTTGAAGAAGTAAAGGAAGAGGGTCCAAAAGAAATGACTTTGGATGAGTGGAAGGCTATTCAAAATAAGGACCGGGCAAAAGTAGAATTTAATATCCGAAAACCAAATGAAGGTGCTGATGGGCAGTGGAAGAAGGGATTTGTTCTTCATAAGTCAAAAAGTGAAGAG GCTCATGCTGAAGACTCAGTTATGGATCACCATTTCCGGAAGCCAGCAAATGATATTACATCTCAGCTGGAGATCAATTTTGGAGACCTTGGCCGCCCAGGACGTGGTGGCAGGGGAGGACGAGGTGGCCGTGGGCGTGGTGGACGTCCAAACCGTGGCATCAGGACTGACAAG tcaaGTGCTTCTGCTCCTGATGTGGATGACCCAGAGGCATTCCCAGCTCTGGCTTAA
- the SERBP1 gene encoding plasminogen activator inhibitor 1 RNA-binding protein isoform X4, whose translation MPGHLQEGFGCVVTNRFDQLFDDESDPFEVLKAAENKKKEAGGGGVGGPGAKSAAQAAAQTNSNAAGKQLRKESQKDRKNPLPPSVGVVDKKEETQPPVALKKEGIRRVGRRPDQQLQGEGKIIDRRPERRPPRERRFEKPLEEKGEGGEFSVDRPIIDRPIRGRGGLGRGRGGRGRGMGRGDGFDSRGKREFDRHSGSDRSGLKHEDKRGGSGSHNWGTVKDELTDLEQSNVTEETPEGEEHPVADTENKENEVEEVKEEGPKEMTLDEWKAIQNKDRAKVEFNIRKPNEGADGQWKKGFVLHKSKSEEAHAEDSVMDHHFRKPANDITSQLEINFGDLGRPGRGGRGGRGGRGRGGRPNRGIRTDKSSASAPDVDDPEAFPALA comes from the exons ATGCCTGGGCACTTACAGGAAGGCTTCGGCTGCGTGGTCACCAACCGATTTGACCAGTTATTTGACGACGAATCGGACCCCTTCGAGGTGTTGAAGGCAGCagagaacaagaaaaaagaagccGGCGGGGGCGGCGTTGGGGGCCCTGGGGCCAAGAGCGCAGCTCAGGCCGCAGCTCAGACCAACTCTAATGCGGCGGGCAAACAGCTGCGTAAAGAGTCCCAGAAAGACCGCAAGAATCCGTTGCCCCCCAGCGTCGGCGTGGTTGACAAGAAGGAGGAGACGCAGCCGCCTGTGGCGCTTAAGAAAGAAG GAATAAGACGTGTTGGAAGAAGACCTGATCAGCAACTTCAGGGTGAAGGGAAGATAATTGATAGGAGACCAGAAAGGCGACCACCTCGTGAAAGAAGATTTGAAAAGCCACTTGAAGaaaagggtgaaggaggagaatttTCCGTCGATAG ACCGATTATTGACCGGCCTATCCGAGGCCGTGGTGGTCTTGGAAGAGGTCGAGGAGGTCGTGGACGAGGAATGGGCCGGGGAGATGGCTTTGATTCTCGTGGCAAACGTGAATTTGATAGGCATAGTGGAAGTGATAGATC TGGCCTGAAGCATGAGGACAAACGTGGAGGGAGCGGATCTCACAACTGGGGAACTGTCAAAGATGAATTAAC TGACTTGGAACAatcaaatgtgactgaggaaacaCCTGAAGGTGAAGAACATCCAGTTGCGGACACTGAAAATAA GGAGAATGAAGTTGAAGAAGTAAAGGAAGAGGGTCCAAAAGAAATGACTTTGGATGAGTGGAAGGCTATTCAAAATAAGGACCGGGCAAAAGTAGAATTTAATATCCGAAAACCAAATGAAGGTGCTGATGGGCAGTGGAAGAAGGGATTTGTTCTTCATAAGTCAAAAAGTGAAGAG GCTCATGCTGAAGACTCAGTTATGGATCACCATTTCCGGAAGCCAGCAAATGATATTACATCTCAGCTGGAGATCAATTTTGGAGACCTTGGCCGCCCAGGACGTGGTGGCAGGGGAGGACGAGGTGGCCGTGGGCGTGGTGGACGTCCAAACCGTGGCATCAGGACTGACAAG tcaaGTGCTTCTGCTCCTGATGTGGATGACCCAGAGGCATTCCCAGCTCTGGCTTAA